ctaaattaatacaaaatgtcTAATCATCCACAATTGTGACACAACTCCCATCCTCTTCATTAGGCTCCTCATCATCAAGAATTGATTGAAGTGTACAATCTCTAGACGTAGTTGAAGAACctacaacaacaatgaattaaaaaatggaataaacttcatcaaattgtaactagcaaatataaaaatacaattttgattttataaatagaaattagACAATTGCTACCTGTTGATTTCACTCCATAACCAATTCTGAGCACACATCATTGCCTCTATAGTCTTGGGATGTAGCCTACTATGGTGTGGACTTAAAAGTCTCCCACTAGCGCTAAAGGCAGATTCTGAAGCAACATTTGTGACAGGAATGGCTAAAATATCTCTTGCAATCCTTTGTAAAGTAGGATACTTGAGACCATTACTTTTCCACCATcccaaaatattaaaatcttCACTCCTCTTCAACACTCCCTCATCAATGAAATGATCAAATTCCATTCTAGCACTCCCATGTTTCTTTGAACTATTTGAACTATTgttcacaaacaaatcaaaatatGACATTGCCCCACTCAACCTAAACTTCATTTGTGCCACAGGGCTTGAAGTACTTGCAAGAATATGAGAACTTCCTTCATTATCTACAGGGGACTCATCTATATCTTCATACTCATCAAGCAAATCATAACaaagattcttaatttttttcaatctccAAAATCAGAATTATCACCATAAATGTTAGGATAATAAAACTCTAATAACTTCATCTTATATCTTATATCTAAGATAGCAGCAACAGCCATAACAACACTAACATTAGCccaataagaattaaatttagcAAGCATGCTTTCTGCCATCGTACTTATCATCTCATTTGAAAACAAACTCCATTCATTCAATGCAATTTTTAACTCACacaccaaattaaaatacatattagttGTGGGGTACTTACAACCAGAGAAAAACTCAATCACACTATGAAACAACTCCAACCTCCTACAAATATCTTTGGCTAACTCTTAATCATAATCATATGGCAAATAAGTATAAAATGTTTCAAGTTTGGCCAAATGCGGGAAAACATCTTTATAAATCAATGCAGTAGAAAGAATTAAGTAAGTTGAATTCCAACGAGTTTTACAATCTAAGACTAACTCTTTGGTGTATTGAATACGCAATTGACGtgcattttcttcaaatttctgCCTCCTTTTTGGTGATCCAGTCCAATAAATCACACTATCACGAATCATTTCAGTACCATCACCAATAAGAGACAATACATcttgaacaatcaaattcaaaatatgtgcAGCACACCTCATATGCAACATAGACCCACCCAACATAAGAGAACTAATATCAAGCTTATTCAAGAGAAGTCTTATTATGGCATCATTAGTACTACAATTATCAACAGTTATTATGGACAACTTCTTATCAATGttccactctaaaaaaaaatcaacaaggaCTTCAGCAAGGACATCTTTCGTGTGTGGAGAAGGAACATAAACAAatctagaaaaataatatgaataattataacataactcaataaacattcaatttaacataactcaataaacattCTAAATGTAAAGTCTTTAACATTcattttatagataaaaaaattaacttaaaacCCGGCTTTGCAACGTCCAAGTATGATCAATAAAATGAGCGGTAATGACCATAAAccctctctttttgttactTGAAGTCCACGTATCAATTGTAATTGTCATCCTATTTCCATTCTTGTCTGTCATCTTCAAAACTTTCTCCCTCTCATTATCATAGATTTTAAGAATGTCACTCTTCAAAGTATTTCTTGTGACAAGTTTAAACATAGGTTGAAGATCAGCCACAAATTCTCTAAACCCAATGTGGTCAACTATTGAAAGGGGATATTCATGTATGATGACCATACGAGCAAGCTTATTCCTAACTCTAACTTGATCAAATTGGTAAGTATTCAAACTCATAGTTTCATCTaccttattttgttgtttaattaaGACTTGTTGTCGCATATCccttatatttttaaacttcATCCGTGGACATCTTGCTAAATGATTACACAAATGAGTTGTACCTTGGTTAGACTCACCCAAGTAAAGTTTGTTACAATGATGGCACTGTGCTTTAAATTTTCCATCAACTTTCTTCCTTGTAAAATGAGCCCAAACATCTGaggtagtctttctttttttacttgtatCCAAGTCCTCATTTTTGTAAGCTCTTGTTCTCCCTCTTCCTCTGTCCCTTCTTGTTCCTCTACCTCTAAGTCTTCTCCCACTAAGTCCACCGTCGGGGATTTCGGATTCCTAATTGGTTCAGAAGTTTGGAAGTtagaatcaaaacaaattatcacaaatttattattacacaTACTCATTGATTAATAggcacaaattcataattacaCAGATTCACAAATTCTATTAACGCATTCATAATTAAACATGATTAACTACAAATTCAAATACTTACTCATTGTTTAATGGTGATCCTGAGGGTGAGCTGCCAAGCGACAATGGCGAGGGTGATCGTGAAAATGGCAAAGGAGACCGCATAGTTGGCAAGGGACAATGTCCGGTTCTCAAGGGAGAGCAGCTTGGTGAGGAAGAACCAGATTTGTTTGTGTCTGTATTTGTGTCTTCCATCTCCGTTTTAGGCTTTGCATTCctaacaaacacaaaaaacaataaacaatttcTTCCATTAAACAAACTATGCAGATATGAAGAGAAAGAATAGGGGAACAGAATGCTTTGAGACTTGAATCAGGTAAAAGATATGTGTACAAAAATTCACTACCATATTTCACACTTAGTTTCACTGATTTCAACATCCCCAATGTATTACTTATCATCAAATCCAATCCTAATtaccaaaacaaacccaataaCACCACAAACACCTTAACCCATAAACCAAACCCTCACccacccaaaacccaaataaacattattatcaTCACAACAAATTCAATGAACCACCACACAATCAAAAcctccaaacaaattttaatgaaacactgaaaaaaaaatccaaaattttaaaacaaaaaccaaacattTTGCCTCTTTATCAAATCCAAAAATCGCAATGATAGATCATACATTTTGCCTCTTTATCATCAAAGAGTGAGATCATATAAAAAAGCTTTACAAATCGGACAACAGAGGAAGAGCGAGCTGTACCTGAGGTCCTGAGGAAGAGCAAGGCCGTGAGAGTGAGAAGGCGAGGCATGGCGTGACTGCATGAG
The DNA window shown above is from Quercus lobata isolate SW786 chromosome 7, ValleyOak3.0 Primary Assembly, whole genome shotgun sequence and carries:
- the LOC115951641 gene encoding zinc finger BED domain-containing protein RICESLEEPER 2-like, which gives rise to MSLNTYQFDQVRVRNKLARMVIIHEYPLSIVDHIGFREFVADLQPMFKLVTRNTLKSDILKIYDNEREKVLKMTDKNGNRMTITIDTWTSSNKKRGFVYVPSPHTKDVLAEVLVDFFLEWNIDKKLSIITVDNCSTNDAIIRLLLNKLDISSLMLGGSMLHMRCAAHILNLIVQDVLSLIGDGTEMIRDSVIYWTGSPKRRQKFEENARQLRIQYTKELVLDCKTRWNSTYLILSTALIYKDVFPHLAKLETFYTYLPYDYD